One Caretta caretta isolate rCarCar2 chromosome 6, rCarCar1.hap1, whole genome shotgun sequence genomic region harbors:
- the CDKN3 gene encoding cyclin-dependent kinase inhibitor 3 isoform X3 → MLLLILAACISGLPGAMQANEFDSSDEEPIQDDQTPFQISWLALSSLYCSQFLGVCSLPGCRFKDVKRNLQKDIEELKRYGTQDIFVLCTRGELSKYRVPNLLDSYQQHGIIVHHHPIPDGDTPDITNCCTILEELRGCLESNRKTLIHCYGGLGRSCLTACLLLQLSDAMEPQEAIESLRDLRGSGAIQTIKQYNYLHDFRENLAAHLSTKDAILRSVSR, encoded by the exons ATGTTACTGCTGATTCTAGCAGCATGTATTAGTGGACTT CCTGGCGCGATGCAAGCAAATGAGTTTGACTCATCTGATGAAGAGCCTATTCAAGATGATCAGACACCATTTCAGATATCATG GTTAGCCCTGTCGTCTCTCTATTGTTCTCAGTTTCTGGGAGTATGTTCTCTGCCAG gCTGTAGGTTCAAGGATGTTAAAAGAAATCTTCAGAAAGATATAG AAGAATTAAAGAGGTATGGGACACAGGATATATTTGTGCTCTGTACCAGAGGAGAACTCTCAAAATATCGGGTGCCAAACCTACTAGACTCCTACCAGCAGCACGGGATTATTGTGCACCATCATCCTATTCCTGATGGAGACACTCCTGACATCACCAACTGCTGTACCATTCTGGAAGAACTAAGGGGCTGTCTGGAAAGCAACCGGAAAACATTAATACA CTGTTACGGAGGACTTGGACGTTCATGTCTCA CTGCATGTCTTCTGCTTCAATTATCTGATGCAATGGAACCCCAAGAGGCAATAGAGAGCCTCCGAGACTTAAGAGGATCTGGGGCAATACAGACAATAAAG CAATACAACTATCTCCATGACTTTCGAGAGAACCTGGCTGCACATCTGTCAACAAAAGATGCAATATTAAGATCAGTATCACGATAA
- the CDKN3 gene encoding cyclin-dependent kinase inhibitor 3 isoform X5 produces the protein MLLLILAACISGLPGAMQANEFDSSDEEPIQDDQTPFQISWLALSSLYCSQFLGVCSLPGCRFKDVKRNLQKDIEELKRYGTQDIFVLCTRGELSKYRVPNLLDSYQQHGIIVHHHPIPDGDTPDITNCCTILEELRGCLESNRKTLIHCYGGLGRSCLIAACLLLQLSDAMEPQEAIESLRDLRGSGAIQTIKLFLPHGGKHLQQKHAI, from the exons ATGTTACTGCTGATTCTAGCAGCATGTATTAGTGGACTT CCTGGCGCGATGCAAGCAAATGAGTTTGACTCATCTGATGAAGAGCCTATTCAAGATGATCAGACACCATTTCAGATATCATG GTTAGCCCTGTCGTCTCTCTATTGTTCTCAGTTTCTGGGAGTATGTTCTCTGCCAG gCTGTAGGTTCAAGGATGTTAAAAGAAATCTTCAGAAAGATATAG AAGAATTAAAGAGGTATGGGACACAGGATATATTTGTGCTCTGTACCAGAGGAGAACTCTCAAAATATCGGGTGCCAAACCTACTAGACTCCTACCAGCAGCACGGGATTATTGTGCACCATCATCCTATTCCTGATGGAGACACTCCTGACATCACCAACTGCTGTACCATTCTGGAAGAACTAAGGGGCTGTCTGGAAAGCAACCGGAAAACATTAATACA CTGTTACGGAGGACTTGGACGTTCATGTCTCA TAGCTGCATGTCTTCTGCTTCAATTATCTGATGCAATGGAACCCCAAGAGGCAATAGAGAGCCTCCGAGACTTAAGAGGATCTGGGGCAATACAGACAATAAAG CTATTTCTACCCCATGGAGGAAAACATTTGCAACAAAAGCATGCCATATGA
- the CDKN3 gene encoding cyclin-dependent kinase inhibitor 3 isoform X2: MLLLILAACISGLPGAMQANEFDSSDEEPIQDDQTPFQISWLALSSLYCSQFLGVCSLPGCRFKDVKRNLQKDIELKRYGTQDIFVLCTRGELSKYRVPNLLDSYQQHGIIVHHHPIPDGDTPDITNCCTILEELRGCLESNRKTLIHCYGGLGRSCLIAACLLLQLSDAMEPQEAIESLRDLRGSGAIQTIKQYNYLHDFRENLAAHLSTKDAILRSVSR, translated from the exons ATGTTACTGCTGATTCTAGCAGCATGTATTAGTGGACTT CCTGGCGCGATGCAAGCAAATGAGTTTGACTCATCTGATGAAGAGCCTATTCAAGATGATCAGACACCATTTCAGATATCATG GTTAGCCCTGTCGTCTCTCTATTGTTCTCAGTTTCTGGGAGTATGTTCTCTGCCAG gCTGTAGGTTCAAGGATGTTAAAAGAAATCTTCAGAAAGATATAG AATTAAAGAGGTATGGGACACAGGATATATTTGTGCTCTGTACCAGAGGAGAACTCTCAAAATATCGGGTGCCAAACCTACTAGACTCCTACCAGCAGCACGGGATTATTGTGCACCATCATCCTATTCCTGATGGAGACACTCCTGACATCACCAACTGCTGTACCATTCTGGAAGAACTAAGGGGCTGTCTGGAAAGCAACCGGAAAACATTAATACA CTGTTACGGAGGACTTGGACGTTCATGTCTCA TAGCTGCATGTCTTCTGCTTCAATTATCTGATGCAATGGAACCCCAAGAGGCAATAGAGAGCCTCCGAGACTTAAGAGGATCTGGGGCAATACAGACAATAAAG CAATACAACTATCTCCATGACTTTCGAGAGAACCTGGCTGCACATCTGTCAACAAAAGATGCAATATTAAGATCAGTATCACGATAA
- the CDKN3 gene encoding cyclin-dependent kinase inhibitor 3 isoform X4 — protein MVNLPGAMQANEFDSSDEEPIQDDQTPFQISWLALSSLYCSQFLGVCSLPGCRFKDVKRNLQKDIEELKRYGTQDIFVLCTRGELSKYRVPNLLDSYQQHGIIVHHHPIPDGDTPDITNCCTILEELRGCLESNRKTLIHCYGGLGRSCLIAACLLLQLSDAMEPQEAIESLRDLRGSGAIQTIKQYNYLHDFRENLAAHLSTKDAILRSVSR, from the exons ATGGTGAACCTG CCTGGCGCGATGCAAGCAAATGAGTTTGACTCATCTGATGAAGAGCCTATTCAAGATGATCAGACACCATTTCAGATATCATG GTTAGCCCTGTCGTCTCTCTATTGTTCTCAGTTTCTGGGAGTATGTTCTCTGCCAG gCTGTAGGTTCAAGGATGTTAAAAGAAATCTTCAGAAAGATATAG AAGAATTAAAGAGGTATGGGACACAGGATATATTTGTGCTCTGTACCAGAGGAGAACTCTCAAAATATCGGGTGCCAAACCTACTAGACTCCTACCAGCAGCACGGGATTATTGTGCACCATCATCCTATTCCTGATGGAGACACTCCTGACATCACCAACTGCTGTACCATTCTGGAAGAACTAAGGGGCTGTCTGGAAAGCAACCGGAAAACATTAATACA CTGTTACGGAGGACTTGGACGTTCATGTCTCA TAGCTGCATGTCTTCTGCTTCAATTATCTGATGCAATGGAACCCCAAGAGGCAATAGAGAGCCTCCGAGACTTAAGAGGATCTGGGGCAATACAGACAATAAAG CAATACAACTATCTCCATGACTTTCGAGAGAACCTGGCTGCACATCTGTCAACAAAAGATGCAATATTAAGATCAGTATCACGATAA
- the CDKN3 gene encoding cyclin-dependent kinase inhibitor 3 isoform X6, translated as MQANEFDSSDEEPIQDDQTPFQISWLALSSLYCSQFLGVCSLPGCRFKDVKRNLQKDIEELKRYGTQDIFVLCTRGELSKYRVPNLLDSYQQHGIIVHHHPIPDGDTPDITNCCTILEELRGCLESNRKTLIHCYGGLGRSCLIAACLLLQLSDAMEPQEAIESLRDLRGSGAIQTIKQYNYLHDFRENLAAHLSTKDAILRSVSR; from the exons ATGCAAGCAAATGAGTTTGACTCATCTGATGAAGAGCCTATTCAAGATGATCAGACACCATTTCAGATATCATG GTTAGCCCTGTCGTCTCTCTATTGTTCTCAGTTTCTGGGAGTATGTTCTCTGCCAG gCTGTAGGTTCAAGGATGTTAAAAGAAATCTTCAGAAAGATATAG AAGAATTAAAGAGGTATGGGACACAGGATATATTTGTGCTCTGTACCAGAGGAGAACTCTCAAAATATCGGGTGCCAAACCTACTAGACTCCTACCAGCAGCACGGGATTATTGTGCACCATCATCCTATTCCTGATGGAGACACTCCTGACATCACCAACTGCTGTACCATTCTGGAAGAACTAAGGGGCTGTCTGGAAAGCAACCGGAAAACATTAATACA CTGTTACGGAGGACTTGGACGTTCATGTCTCA TAGCTGCATGTCTTCTGCTTCAATTATCTGATGCAATGGAACCCCAAGAGGCAATAGAGAGCCTCCGAGACTTAAGAGGATCTGGGGCAATACAGACAATAAAG CAATACAACTATCTCCATGACTTTCGAGAGAACCTGGCTGCACATCTGTCAACAAAAGATGCAATATTAAGATCAGTATCACGATAA
- the CDKN3 gene encoding cyclin-dependent kinase inhibitor 3 isoform X1 — protein MLLLILAACISGLPGAMQANEFDSSDEEPIQDDQTPFQISWLALSSLYCSQFLGVCSLPGCRFKDVKRNLQKDIEELKRYGTQDIFVLCTRGELSKYRVPNLLDSYQQHGIIVHHHPIPDGDTPDITNCCTILEELRGCLESNRKTLIHCYGGLGRSCLIAACLLLQLSDAMEPQEAIESLRDLRGSGAIQTIKQYNYLHDFRENLAAHLSTKDAILRSVSR, from the exons ATGTTACTGCTGATTCTAGCAGCATGTATTAGTGGACTT CCTGGCGCGATGCAAGCAAATGAGTTTGACTCATCTGATGAAGAGCCTATTCAAGATGATCAGACACCATTTCAGATATCATG GTTAGCCCTGTCGTCTCTCTATTGTTCTCAGTTTCTGGGAGTATGTTCTCTGCCAG gCTGTAGGTTCAAGGATGTTAAAAGAAATCTTCAGAAAGATATAG AAGAATTAAAGAGGTATGGGACACAGGATATATTTGTGCTCTGTACCAGAGGAGAACTCTCAAAATATCGGGTGCCAAACCTACTAGACTCCTACCAGCAGCACGGGATTATTGTGCACCATCATCCTATTCCTGATGGAGACACTCCTGACATCACCAACTGCTGTACCATTCTGGAAGAACTAAGGGGCTGTCTGGAAAGCAACCGGAAAACATTAATACA CTGTTACGGAGGACTTGGACGTTCATGTCTCA TAGCTGCATGTCTTCTGCTTCAATTATCTGATGCAATGGAACCCCAAGAGGCAATAGAGAGCCTCCGAGACTTAAGAGGATCTGGGGCAATACAGACAATAAAG CAATACAACTATCTCCATGACTTTCGAGAGAACCTGGCTGCACATCTGTCAACAAAAGATGCAATATTAAGATCAGTATCACGATAA